The genomic segment CGAGAACTGTTCGATCGCGACGGTCGACGTCCACGACACCGAGTACGCCTCGGGGCACGTCGTCGTGGCAGGCCGTCGCATCGAGTCCGTGGGAGCCGGCCCGGCACCGGAGGGGCTGGAGGACGTCGTACGGCGCGTCGACGGCACCGGGCACCTCGTCACACCCGGACTGGTCAACACCCATCACCACTTCCACCAGTGGCTGACGCGAGGACTGGCGACCGACCACAACCTCTTCGACTGGCTGGCCGCCCTGTACCCGGTCTGGGCCAGGATCGACGAGCCGATGGTCCGGGCCGCCGCCCAGGGCTCACTGGCGATGATGGCCCGCGGCGGGGTCACCACGGCCGTCGACCATCACTACATCCATCCGCGCGGCGCCGGCGACCTCTCCGCGGCCGTCATCGGGGCGGCCCGGGAGACGGGCGTCCGGTTCACGTTCGCCCGGGGCTCCATGGACCTCGGCGAGAAGGACGGCGGACTCCCGCCGGACTTCGCCGTCGAAACCCTCGAAGGGGCGCTCGCCGCCACCGAGGCGACCGTCGACGCCCACCACGACGACTCCTTCGGTGCCATGACCCGGATCGCCGTGGCGCCCTGCGCGCCGTTCACCGTGTCGGAGGAACTGATGCGGCAGGGAGCGGAACTGGCCCGCGGGCGCGGGGTCAGGCTCCACACCCACGGCTCGGAGACGGCCGAGGAGGCGAAGTTCTGCCACGAGCGGTTCGGCATGGGCCCGACCGACTACTTCGAGTCGACCGGCTGGCTCGGCGACGACGTCTGGATGGCGCACTGCGTGCACATGAACGACTCCGACATCGCCGCCTTCGCCCGTACGGGCACGGGCGTCGCGCACTGCCCGTCGTCCAACGCCCGGCTGGCCGCCGGGATCGCCCGGGTCCCCGATCTGCTCGCCGCGGGCGTACCGGTCGGTCTCGGTGTCGACGGAACCGCCTCCAACGAGGCCGGTGAACTCCACACCGAACTGCGCAACGCCCTCCTCATCAACCGTCTCGGCCCCCATGGCGAGCACGCCCTGAGCACCCGTCAGGCGCTGCGCCTCGCCACCCACGGAGGCGCCCAGGTCCTGGGCAGGGCCGACGAGATCGGCTCGCTGGAGCCCGGCAAACTCGCCGACCTGGTGCTCTGGCGGATGGACACCCTCGCCCACGCCTCCATCGCCGACCCGGTGGCCGCCCTCGTGCTCGGCGCCGCCGCCCCCGTCACGCTCTCCCTGGTGAACGGCCGGACCGTCGTCGAGAACGGCCGGCTGACCACCGTGGACGAGGACGCCGTCGCCCGCGCCACCCGCGACGAGGCCCGCCGCCTCGCCCGCGTCGCCGCCGAGGGCTGAGGGCTTCCAGGACCGTGTCCGAGGGGAGCGCCCGGTGGCCGGGCGCGCGTACCGGAGGCGACAGGGCTCAGGGGGCGTCGATGCGGTACGTGTCCCCGTACACCTTCCAGCGCAGCGGCGGACTCAGCTGGAGATTGCCCTCCCGGACGAAGACCCGCTGGGCCGTCTCGACACGGCTGCTGTCGTTGTGCGAGGGCTCCTCGGCGATCGCCGCCACCCGGGCGTCGAGGAAGGCGTTCAGGTACGCCTCCTCGTCGCCGCCGCGCGACGGCGGTTCGGCCTTCGCCAGGGCCTGCTTCCGTATCGTGGTGAAGCCGACCGTGCCCTCGGTGTCGCCATGGCCGTGCATCACGTACGCGTCGTAGTAGATGAACTGGCCCAGCGCGCTCAGACCGTCCTTCTCCGCCCGGCTCACCGCCGGTTCGAAATAGGAGCGGTCCCGCTCCGCGTCCTGCGCGGCCCGGAACGCCGGGTCCTTCGCGGCCCGCGCCCAGGCGGCGGTGAAGGGATCGCCGAGTCCGGTGTGCGCGTCGGTCCCCTTCACGGCGCGGAGCGCGGGCAGGAACCGGGCCAGCGCGTTGCCGGGGCGGTCCGCCGTGTACCGCTCGACGACCGACAGCATGTCGCCGGTACCGGAGCAGAAGCCGATGATGCCCGCGGTGTAGCCGCGACCGTCGCCGATGTCCTCGATGTACTTGTACTCGGC from the Streptomyces sp. AM 4-1-1 genome contains:
- a CDS encoding 8-oxoguanine deaminase, encoding MAAPETPAATDRTDRIVIENCSIATVDVHDTEYASGHVVVAGRRIESVGAGPAPEGLEDVVRRVDGTGHLVTPGLVNTHHHFHQWLTRGLATDHNLFDWLAALYPVWARIDEPMVRAAAQGSLAMMARGGVTTAVDHHYIHPRGAGDLSAAVIGAARETGVRFTFARGSMDLGEKDGGLPPDFAVETLEGALAATEATVDAHHDDSFGAMTRIAVAPCAPFTVSEELMRQGAELARGRGVRLHTHGSETAEEAKFCHERFGMGPTDYFESTGWLGDDVWMAHCVHMNDSDIAAFARTGTGVAHCPSSNARLAAGIARVPDLLAAGVPVGLGVDGTASNEAGELHTELRNALLINRLGPHGEHALSTRQALRLATHGGAQVLGRADEIGSLEPGKLADLVLWRMDTLAHASIADPVAALVLGAAAPVTLSLVNGRTVVENGRLTTVDEDAVARATRDEARRLARVAAEG
- a CDS encoding chitosanase encodes the protein MVRPLICAAVALAVLTGCSGSEDPETDLRDPAKKRIAMQLVSSAENSSLDWRAEYKYIEDIGDGRGYTAGIIGFCSGTGDMLSVVERYTADRPGNALARFLPALRAVKGTDAHTGLGDPFTAAWARAAKDPAFRAAQDAERDRSYFEPAVSRAEKDGLSALGQFIYYDAYVMHGHGDTEGTVGFTTIRKQALAKAEPPSRGGDEEAYLNAFLDARVAAIAEEPSHNDSSRVETAQRVFVREGNLQLSPPLRWKVYGDTYRIDAP